A region of Epinephelus fuscoguttatus linkage group LG1, E.fuscoguttatus.final_Chr_v1 DNA encodes the following proteins:
- the LOC125887904 gene encoding butyrophilin-like protein 1, which produces MTPKINSAAMKLQLQLLSFCLLCMTGKSLCDKNGPAAITVLVSEGSDVTLPCSLSTKENIEQKLFDWRKHDGMMGVFMYDEGLHYNNGGSGQDEQFKGRVFHFQDELKHGNASIIIRNTKMADSGDYTCFFPLLQTPQIFHIDLVVVSSLKPNIRILGTTDDGVQLQCEVHGASPKPKAEWKDSAGNILPAEETQVTDRGGSYDIILQTTVTRTDHYRCVVTQEEINHQIHADIYVYITGKFPP; this is translated from the exons ATGACTCCAAAGATCAACTCAGCAGCTATGAAGCTTCAGCTGCAGCTCCTGAGTTTCTGCCTTCTGTGTATGACTGGAAAATCACTCTGCGATAAAAACG GACCAGCGGCCATCACAGTGTTGGTGTCAGAAGGGAGTGATGTTACGTTACCCTGTTCCCTCAGCACCAAGGAGAACATCGAGCAGAAACTCTTTGACTGGAGGAAACATGATGGTATGATGGGGGTGTTCATGTATGATGAAGGCCTCCATTACAACAATGGTGGTTCAGGTCAAGATGAGCAGTTCAAAGGTCGAGTCTTTCATTTCCAAGATGAGCTGAAACACGGCAACGCCTCCATCATCATCAGAAATACAAAGATGGCTGACAGTGGAGACTACACCTGCTTTTTTCCACTTCTTCAGACGCCTCAAATATTCCACATTGATCTTGTTGTTG TTTCGTCTCTAAAGCCAAACATCAGAATACTTGGTACCACAGATGATGGAGTGCAGCTGCAGTGTGAGGTTCATGGTGCTTCTCCAAAACCTAAAGCAGAGTGGAAGGACAGTGCTGGAAACATCCTTCCTGCTGAGGAGACACAGGTCACAGACAGAGGAGGCAGCTATGACATCATCCTCCAAACTACTGTGACAAGGACCGACCACTATCGCTGTGTGGTCACACAGGAGGAAATCAACCATCAGATTCATGCtgacatatatgtgtatatcaCTGGTAAGTTTCCTCCTTGA